The Pseudomonas azadiae genome contains a region encoding:
- a CDS encoding trimeric intracellular cation channel family protein encodes MLLMLYLIAITAEAMTGALSAGRRGMDWFGVVLIACVTALGGGSVRDVLLGHYPLTWVKHPEYLVLTSIAALVTIFAAPLMRHLRSLFLALDAVGLVAFTLIGCMTALEMGHGMLVASVSGVITGVFGGILRDIFCNDIPLIFRRELYASVSFLAAWFYLLCLYLELPGEQAILLTLFSGFLLRLLAIRFHWEMPKFVYNDDVH; translated from the coding sequence ATGCTGCTGATGCTCTACCTCATCGCCATCACCGCCGAAGCCATGACCGGTGCCCTGTCGGCCGGGCGTCGCGGCATGGATTGGTTTGGCGTGGTGCTGATCGCTTGCGTGACGGCGTTGGGCGGCGGTTCGGTGCGCGACGTGCTGTTGGGGCATTATCCGCTGACCTGGGTCAAGCACCCGGAATACCTGGTGCTGACCTCCATCGCTGCGCTGGTGACGATCTTCGCCGCGCCGCTTATGCGGCATCTGCGCTCACTCTTTCTGGCGCTGGACGCCGTGGGCCTGGTGGCTTTCACGCTGATCGGCTGCATGACCGCCCTGGAAATGGGCCACGGTATGTTGGTAGCGTCGGTCAGTGGCGTGATCACCGGCGTGTTCGGCGGCATCCTGCGGGATATCTTCTGCAACGACATCCCGCTGATCTTCCGCCGCGAGCTGTACGCCAGCGTGTCGTTCCTCGCCGCCTGGTTCTACCTGCTGTGCCTGTACCTGGAACTGCCTGGCGAACAAGCCATCCTGCTGACATTGTTCAGTGGGTTTCTACTGCGCCTGCTGGCGATCCGTTTTCACTGGGAAATGCCCAAGTTTGTCTACAACGACGACGTTCACTGA
- the queG gene encoding tRNA epoxyqueuosine(34) reductase QueG, which produces MPAITTDLPALAQSIKDWGRELGFQQVGISGLDLAEHEQHLQRWLDAGYHGEMDYMGAHGSKRSHPDELVPGTLRVVSLRMDYLPGDTHMAQRLAQPEKAYVSRYALGRDYHKLIRKRVQQLADRIQAHIGPFGFRAFVDSAPVLEKAIAEQAGLGWIGKNTLVLNRKAGSYFFLSELFVDLPLPVDPPHGTEHCGRCTACLDICPTNAFVGPYVLDARRCISYLTIELKSAIPEDLRPLIGNRVFGCDDCQIVCPWNRFARSTAEGDFKPRHNLDNAQLAELFMWDEDKFLSNTEGSPLRRAGYERWLRNLAVGLGNAPSSIPVLEALKARRDYPSELVREHVEWALNQHAVRQ; this is translated from the coding sequence ATGCCTGCCATCACCACCGATCTGCCCGCCCTCGCCCAATCGATCAAAGACTGGGGCCGCGAGCTGGGCTTTCAACAAGTCGGCATCAGCGGCCTGGACCTGGCCGAGCACGAACAGCACCTGCAACGCTGGCTCGACGCGGGTTACCACGGCGAAATGGACTACATGGGCGCCCATGGCAGCAAACGCTCCCACCCCGATGAGCTGGTGCCGGGCACGTTGCGCGTAGTCTCGCTGCGCATGGATTACCTGCCCGGCGACACGCACATGGCGCAACGGCTGGCCCAGCCGGAAAAAGCCTATGTTTCGCGCTATGCCTTGGGCCGCGACTACCACAAGCTGATCCGCAAGCGCGTGCAGCAACTGGCGGACCGCATCCAGGCCCACATCGGCCCCTTTGGCTTTCGCGCCTTCGTCGACAGCGCGCCGGTGCTGGAAAAAGCCATTGCCGAGCAAGCCGGCCTGGGCTGGATCGGTAAAAATACCCTGGTACTCAATCGCAAGGCCGGCAGTTATTTTTTCCTCAGCGAACTGTTTGTCGACTTGCCGTTGCCGGTCGACCCGCCCCACGGCACCGAACATTGCGGGCGCTGCACCGCCTGCCTGGACATCTGCCCCACCAATGCCTTCGTCGGCCCTTATGTGCTCGATGCGCGGCGCTGCATTTCCTACCTGACCATCGAGCTCAAAAGCGCAATCCCCGAGGACCTGCGCCCATTGATCGGTAACCGCGTGTTCGGTTGCGATGACTGTCAGATCGTTTGCCCATGGAATCGTTTCGCCCGATCCACCGCCGAAGGCGATTTCAAGCCGCGGCACAATCTGGACAATGCGCAACTGGCCGAATTGTTCATGTGGGACGAGGATAAATTCCTCAGCAACACCGAAGGCTCGCCCCTGCGTCGCGCCGGTTATGAGCGCTGGCTGCGCAACCTCGCCGTGGGCCTGGGCAATGCGCCATCAAGCATTCCGGTGCTGGAAGCCTTGAAGGCGCGCCGTGACTACCCGTCGGAACTGGTGCGCGAACATGTGGAATGGGCACTGAACCAGCACGCCGTGCGTCAGTGA
- a CDS encoding NAD(P)H-hydrate dehydratase, giving the protein MPQTKHAITDVQRLLHGHLPQLAARSPDAHKGQFGHLLVIGGDRGLGGAALLSAESALRSGAGMVSLATRIEHVPAALARLPEVMSVGVSSANQLMGLLEKISVIVIGPGLGDASWGKSLLSVAANAQQPQVWDADALNQLATGSVSLPANCVITPHPGEAARLLGISTAEVQADRLKVARALSQTFNAVAILKGAGSLIASPDGRVSRCDQGHPAMATAGLGDVLAGLVGALLAQGMPAYEASCLAVWLHATAGERQGTFGRGLAASDLIPAIRQLLEEQSPCLK; this is encoded by the coding sequence ATGCCGCAGACAAAACACGCAATAACCGACGTACAGCGCCTTTTGCACGGCCATTTGCCGCAACTGGCTGCACGTTCCCCGGACGCTCATAAAGGCCAGTTCGGCCACCTGCTGGTCATTGGCGGTGACCGTGGCCTCGGCGGCGCGGCCCTGTTAAGCGCCGAAAGTGCCTTGCGCAGTGGCGCGGGCATGGTGTCGCTGGCGACCCGCATCGAGCATGTTCCCGCTGCGTTGGCGCGTTTGCCGGAAGTCATGAGCGTGGGGGTGAGTTCGGCCAATCAATTGATGGGCTTGCTGGAAAAGATCTCGGTCATTGTGATCGGGCCCGGCCTGGGTGACGCTTCCTGGGGTAAAAGCCTGCTGTCCGTCGCCGCGAACGCGCAACAACCGCAAGTCTGGGACGCCGACGCCTTGAACCAGTTGGCGACCGGCAGCGTCAGTCTGCCGGCCAACTGCGTGATCACTCCGCATCCAGGCGAAGCCGCGCGCTTGTTGGGCATCTCGACGGCCGAGGTTCAGGCCGATCGCCTTAAGGTGGCGCGCGCGTTGAGCCAGACCTTCAACGCAGTGGCTATCCTCAAGGGCGCTGGCAGTTTGATCGCCAGCCCGGACGGACGTGTTTCACGATGTGACCAAGGCCATCCGGCGATGGCCACGGCTGGGCTGGGCGACGTGTTGGCCGGGCTGGTCGGCGCACTGCTGGCCCAGGGCATGCCCGCCTATGAAGCAAGCTGCCTGGCGGTGTGGTTGCACGCCACGGCGGGGGAGCGCCAGGGCACCTTTGGTCGCGGCCTCGCCGCCAGCGACCTGATACCTGCCATTCGTCAACTGCTGGAGGAACAGTCGCCGTGTCTGAAGTAA
- the tsaE gene encoding tRNA (adenosine(37)-N6)-threonylcarbamoyltransferase complex ATPase subunit type 1 TsaE → MSEVILFLADEEAMVAFGQRIAQVTAGAGLIFLEGDLGAGKTTLSRGIIRGLGHAGAVKSPTFTLVEPYEIGDVRAFHFDLYRLVDPEELEYMGIRDYFDEDALCLIEWPDKGTGFLPKPDMTITITPHEHGRQLKLLPQSARGQSWCAALALEFK, encoded by the coding sequence GTGTCTGAAGTAATTCTTTTCCTGGCCGATGAAGAAGCCATGGTCGCGTTCGGCCAGCGCATTGCTCAGGTCACGGCCGGGGCGGGGCTGATCTTCCTCGAAGGCGATTTGGGGGCGGGCAAGACCACGTTGTCCCGGGGGATCATTCGCGGGCTGGGCCATGCCGGGGCGGTAAAAAGCCCGACGTTCACCTTGGTGGAGCCCTATGAGATTGGCGACGTGCGAGCGTTCCATTTCGACCTCTATCGCCTGGTGGACCCCGAAGAGCTCGAGTACATGGGTATTCGAGATTACTTCGATGAAGACGCGCTGTGCCTGATCGAATGGCCAGATAAAGGCACGGGCTTTTTGCCAAAGCCTGACATGACCATTACCATTACGCCGCATGAGCACGGACGTCAGTTGAAGTTGTTGCCCCAGAGCGCGCGCGGCCAGTCGTGGTGCGCCGCTTTGGCATTGGAATTCAAATAA
- a CDS encoding N-acetylmuramoyl-L-alanine amidase, translating to MRFRALVAVVGVLLAAMTVNALAASQVKSVRLWRAPDNTRLVFDLSGPVQHSVFTLTAPDRLVIDINGATLGGPLNVSTANTPITAMRSAQRTPTDLRVVIDLKKVVTPKSFSLAPNAQYGNRLVVDLFDNAADAAPPPAPTPSVATVPAVPVNPSQPQVKLPPPPPAPAGKRDIIVVIDAGHGGEDPGASGSRGQHEKDVVLAIARELQRQVNGMKGYRAELTRTGDYFIPLRGRTEIARKKGADLFVSIHADAAPSTAAFGASVFALSDRGATSETARWLADSENRSDLIGGAGNVSLDDKDKMLAGVLLDLSMTASLTSSLNVGQKVLSNIGRVTSLHKQRVEQAGFMVLKSPDIPSILVETGFISNANEASKLASASHQQALARSISAGVRQFFQQNPPPGTYIAWLRDSGKIAQGPRDHRVQPGDTLAMLAVRFQVSAATLRSANNLRTDELKVGQVLTIPGTELAAQ from the coding sequence ATGCGCTTTCGCGCGTTGGTTGCTGTCGTGGGGGTGTTGCTTGCGGCAATGACTGTCAATGCTCTGGCTGCTTCTCAGGTGAAAAGTGTTCGCCTGTGGCGAGCGCCGGATAACACGCGACTGGTGTTCGACCTGTCTGGCCCGGTCCAGCACAGTGTCTTTACCCTGACGGCGCCCGATCGCCTGGTGATCGACATCAATGGTGCAACACTGGGCGGGCCGTTGAACGTGTCCACCGCCAACACCCCGATTACCGCCATGCGCTCGGCCCAGCGTACGCCGACCGACCTGCGCGTGGTGATCGACCTGAAAAAGGTCGTGACCCCAAAAAGTTTCTCGCTGGCGCCAAACGCCCAGTACGGCAACCGACTGGTGGTCGATCTGTTCGACAACGCCGCCGATGCCGCGCCGCCGCCCGCGCCAACGCCGAGCGTGGCAACCGTGCCTGCCGTTCCGGTCAACCCTTCGCAGCCACAGGTCAAGCTGCCGCCGCCGCCGCCGGCTCCAGCCGGCAAACGCGACATTATTGTAGTGATCGACGCCGGTCACGGTGGTGAAGACCCTGGCGCGTCCGGCTCGCGTGGCCAGCATGAGAAAGACGTAGTACTGGCCATCGCCCGCGAATTGCAGCGTCAGGTCAATGGCATGAAAGGCTACCGCGCCGAGCTGACCCGTACCGGCGATTACTTCATCCCGTTGCGCGGCCGTACCGAAATCGCGCGCAAGAAAGGCGCCGACCTGTTTGTGTCGATCCATGCCGACGCCGCGCCTTCGACAGCCGCCTTCGGGGCCTCGGTGTTTGCCCTGTCGGATCGCGGCGCCACGTCCGAAACCGCACGCTGGCTGGCCGACAGTGAAAACCGTTCCGACTTGATCGGCGGGGCCGGCAACGTGTCCCTTGATGACAAGGACAAAATGCTCGCCGGCGTGCTGCTCGACTTGTCGATGACCGCTTCGCTGACGTCCAGCTTGAACGTGGGCCAGAAGGTGCTGAGCAATATCGGCCGGGTCACCTCGCTGCACAAACAGCGCGTGGAGCAAGCTGGGTTCATGGTGTTGAAGTCTCCGGATATCCCGTCGATCCTGGTAGAAACCGGGTTTATCTCCAACGCCAACGAAGCCTCGAAGCTGGCCAGCGCCAGCCACCAGCAAGCCCTGGCGCGCTCGATCAGCGCCGGTGTTCGCCAGTTCTTCCAGCAGAACCCGCCGCCGGGCACCTACATTGCCTGGCTGCGTGACTCCGGCAAGATCGCCCAGGGCCCGCGTGACCATCGCGTGCAGCCCGGCGACACCCTGGCCATGCTGGCGGTGCGTTTCCAGGTCTCGGCCGCGACCTTGCGCAGCGCCAACAACCTGAGGACGGATGAGTTGAAAGTCGGCCAGGTGTTGACCATCCCCGGCACTGAATTGGCGGCGCAGTAA
- the mutL gene encoding DNA mismatch repair endonuclease MutL — protein sequence MSETLLNSGSRIELLSPRLANQIAAGEVVERPASVIKELLENSIDSGAKRIDVDVEQGGVKLLRVRDDGSGISADDLPLALARHATSKIRDLEDLERVMSLGFRGEALASISSVARLTLTSRTRSAEQAWQVETEGRDMAPRVQPAAHPVGTSVEVRDLFFNTPARRKFLKAEKTEFDHLQEVIKRLALARFDVAFHLRHNGKTILSLHEAHDDAARARRVSAICGAGFLEQALPIEIERNGLRLWGWVGLPTFSRSQADLQYFFVNGRAVRDKLVAHAVRQAYRDVLFNGRHPTFVLFFEVDPSVVDVNVHPTKHEVRFRDGRMVHDFLYGTLHRTLGDVRPDDQLSAPIVTAVVRPSGPEAGEFGPQGEMSLAGNLLQSPQPQPSYTAPGSGAGAGYQYQYTPRPQSTVPVAEAQAAYREFFAPLPGAEPGAAVALPEGGGDIPPLGYALAQLKGIYILAENAHGLVLVDMHAAHERIMYERLKIAMASEGLSGQPLLVPESLAVSQREADCAEEHHAVFQRLGFELQRLGPETLAIRQIPALLKQAEANRLVADVLADLMEYGTSDRIQAHINELLGTMACHGAIRANRRLALPEMNGLLRDMENTERSGQCNHGRPTWTQMGLDDLDKLFLRGR from the coding sequence ATGAGCGAAACCCTCTTGAACAGCGGCTCGCGTATCGAGCTGCTCAGCCCGCGTCTCGCCAACCAGATCGCTGCGGGCGAGGTGGTCGAGCGCCCGGCATCGGTGATCAAGGAGCTGCTGGAAAACAGCATCGACTCCGGCGCCAAACGCATCGATGTCGACGTGGAGCAGGGCGGCGTCAAACTGCTGCGCGTACGTGACGATGGCAGTGGCATTTCCGCCGATGACCTGCCGCTGGCCCTGGCGCGTCACGCCACCAGCAAGATCCGCGACCTGGAAGACCTTGAACGCGTGATGAGCCTGGGTTTTCGCGGTGAGGCCCTGGCGTCCATCAGCTCCGTCGCGCGCTTGACCCTGACGTCGCGCACCCGCAGCGCCGAACAGGCTTGGCAAGTGGAAACCGAAGGCCGCGACATGGCGCCTCGGGTCCAGCCGGCGGCCCACCCGGTGGGCACTTCGGTGGAAGTGCGCGACCTGTTCTTCAACACCCCGGCGCGGCGCAAATTCCTCAAGGCCGAAAAAACCGAATTCGATCACCTGCAGGAAGTCATCAAGCGCCTGGCCCTGGCCCGTTTCGACGTGGCGTTTCACTTGCGCCACAACGGCAAGACCATTCTCAGCCTGCACGAAGCCCATGACGACGCCGCGCGTGCGCGCCGGGTCTCGGCGATTTGCGGCGCGGGGTTTCTGGAGCAGGCGCTGCCGATTGAAATCGAGCGCAATGGCCTGCGCCTGTGGGGCTGGGTCGGGTTGCCGACCTTCTCCCGCAGCCAGGCGGACTTGCAGTATTTCTTCGTGAACGGCCGCGCGGTGCGCGACAAGCTGGTGGCCCACGCGGTGCGCCAGGCGTATCGCGATGTGCTGTTCAACGGGCGACACCCGACGTTTGTGCTGTTCTTCGAGGTCGACCCGTCGGTGGTGGACGTCAATGTGCACCCTACCAAGCACGAAGTGCGCTTTCGTGATGGACGCATGGTGCACGACTTCCTCTACGGCACCTTGCACCGCACCCTGGGCGATGTGCGCCCGGATGATCAGCTGTCGGCGCCGATCGTGACGGCGGTGGTCCGGCCAAGCGGGCCGGAAGCCGGTGAATTCGGCCCCCAGGGCGAAATGAGCCTGGCGGGCAACCTGCTGCAATCGCCGCAGCCGCAACCTTCCTACACCGCGCCGGGTTCTGGTGCGGGCGCGGGTTATCAATACCAGTACACGCCGCGCCCGCAATCGACGGTGCCGGTGGCCGAGGCCCAGGCAGCCTATCGTGAATTTTTCGCGCCGCTGCCGGGTGCCGAGCCGGGCGCTGCTGTTGCGTTGCCGGAAGGCGGCGGTGATATTCCGCCGCTGGGTTATGCACTGGCGCAGCTCAAGGGCATCTACATCCTTGCCGAAAACGCCCACGGGCTGGTGCTGGTGGACATGCACGCCGCCCATGAGCGGATCATGTATGAACGCCTCAAGATTGCCATGGCCAGCGAAGGCCTCAGCGGCCAGCCGCTGCTGGTGCCGGAATCCCTGGCGGTCAGCCAGCGTGAGGCCGATTGCGCCGAAGAGCACCACGCCGTGTTCCAGCGGCTGGGCTTTGAGCTGCAACGCCTGGGTCCGGAAACCCTGGCCATCCGCCAGATTCCCGCGCTGCTCAAGCAGGCCGAGGCCAACCGTCTGGTCGCCGATGTATTGGCCGACTTGATGGAATACGGCACCAGCGATCGTATCCAGGCGCATATCAACGAACTGCTGGGCACCATGGCCTGCCATGGCGCCATCCGCGCCAATCGCCGCCTGGCCCTGCCGGAAATGAACGGCCTGCTGCGCGACATGGAAAACACCGAGCGCAGCGGACAATGCAACCATGGCCGACCGACCTGGACCCAGATGGGACTGGACGATCTGGACAAACTGTTCCTGCGCGGCCGTTGA
- the miaA gene encoding tRNA (adenosine(37)-N6)-dimethylallyltransferase MiaA, whose amino-acid sequence MSTLPPAIFLMGPTAAGKTDLAIELSKVLPCELISVDSALVYRDMDIGTAKPSKALLAQYPHRLIDILDPAMSYSAADFRTDALAAMAEITARGNIPLLVGGTMLYYKALQEGLADMPPADPQVRAELEDEAARLGWQALHDQLTAVDPVSAARIHPNDPQRLSRALEVWRVSGQTMTAHRQRQSAQSADAGASGHSQLPYTVAHLAIAPASRQVLHERIAQRFTNMLEQGFVDEVVALRSRGDLHPGLPSIRAVGYRQVWDHLDGKLTSAEMQERGIIATRQLAKRQFTWLRSWGDLHWLDSLDSDNLSRALKYLGTVSILS is encoded by the coding sequence ATGAGTACCTTGCCCCCCGCGATCTTCCTGATGGGCCCCACGGCCGCCGGCAAGACCGACCTGGCCATCGAGCTGAGCAAGGTGCTGCCATGCGAGCTGATCAGTGTCGACTCCGCACTGGTTTACCGAGACATGGACATTGGTACCGCCAAACCTTCAAAGGCGCTGCTGGCCCAGTACCCGCACCGTTTGATCGACATCCTCGACCCCGCGATGAGCTACTCGGCGGCGGATTTCCGTACCGACGCCCTCGCGGCCATGGCTGAGATCACCGCCCGCGGCAATATCCCGCTGCTGGTGGGCGGCACGATGCTCTACTACAAGGCTTTGCAGGAAGGCCTGGCGGACATGCCGCCGGCCGATCCCCAGGTGCGCGCCGAGCTTGAGGACGAGGCTGCACGCCTTGGCTGGCAAGCCCTGCACGATCAATTGACGGCAGTGGATCCGGTGTCAGCCGCGCGCATTCACCCCAATGATCCCCAGCGCCTCAGTCGCGCCCTGGAGGTCTGGCGTGTCAGTGGGCAGACCATGACCGCGCATCGCCAGCGACAATCTGCGCAAAGTGCTGACGCAGGCGCATCTGGACACTCACAATTGCCCTATACTGTGGCCCATCTGGCCATCGCTCCGGCAAGCCGCCAGGTGCTGCATGAAAGAATTGCACAAAGATTCACAAATATGTTGGAACAGGGGTTTGTAGACGAGGTCGTAGCTTTGCGTTCCAGAGGTGACCTGCATCCAGGGTTGCCTTCGATACGTGCCGTAGGTTACCGCCAAGTTTGGGATCATCTGGATGGCAAGCTGACGTCAGCCGAAATGCAGGAGCGTGGCATCATCGCCACACGCCAATTGGCGAAGCGCCAGTTCACCTGGTTGCGCAGCTGGGGCGATTTGCACTGGCTGGACAGCCTGGACAGCGACAATCTGTCACGCGCCTTGAAATACTTGGGAACGGTCTCCATATTGAGCTGA
- the hfq gene encoding RNA chaperone Hfq, translating into MSKGHSLQDPYLNTLRKEKVGVSIYLVNGIKLQGTIESFDQFVILLKNTVSQMVYKHAISTVVPVRPIRLPSAAGDEAVDAEPGNA; encoded by the coding sequence ATGTCAAAAGGGCATTCGCTACAAGACCCTTACTTGAATACTTTACGTAAAGAGAAAGTGGGGGTTTCCATCTACCTGGTCAACGGGATCAAGCTGCAAGGCACGATCGAGTCGTTTGACCAGTTCGTGATCCTGCTGAAAAATACCGTCAGCCAAATGGTTTACAAACACGCTATCTCGACCGTCGTCCCTGTTCGTCCGATCCGTCTGCCTAGCGCAGCAGGTGATGAAGCAGTTGACGCTGAGCCAGGTAACGCCTGA
- the hflX gene encoding ribosome rescue GTPase HflX, protein MFFERHGGGERVILVHLDGQDPEAREDPQEFQELANSAGAETVAFFNVPRHRPTAKYLIGSGKVEELRDLVHAEEADLVIFNHTLTPSQERNLERVFECRVIDRTGLILDIFAQRARTHEGKLQVELAQLDHMSTRLVRGWTHLERQGGGIGMRGPGETQLETDRRLLRVRLRQIKGRLEKVRSQREQSRRGRTRADIPTVSLVGYTNAGKSTLFNNVTKSDVYAADQLFATLDPTLRRLDLDDLGPIVLADTVGFIRHLPHKLVEAFRSTLEESSNSDLLLHVIDAAEPDRMLQIEQVMLVLGEIGAQDLPILEVYNKLDLLEGVEPQIQRDENGRPQRVWLSARDGSGLELLEQAIAELLGGELFVGTLRLPQRFARLRAQFFELGAVQKEEHDEEGVSLLAVRLPRSELNRLVSREGVVPAEFLEEHTLQ, encoded by the coding sequence TTGTTCTTTGAGCGCCACGGTGGTGGTGAACGAGTCATCCTCGTTCACTTGGATGGACAGGACCCTGAGGCGCGCGAAGATCCGCAGGAGTTTCAGGAGTTGGCAAATTCGGCTGGCGCCGAGACCGTTGCGTTTTTTAACGTGCCGCGTCATCGGCCAACCGCCAAATATCTGATTGGCAGCGGCAAGGTCGAGGAACTGCGCGACCTGGTTCACGCCGAAGAAGCCGATCTGGTGATCTTCAATCACACCCTCACGCCCAGTCAGGAACGTAACCTCGAACGTGTCTTCGAGTGTCGCGTGATCGACCGCACCGGCCTGATTCTCGATATTTTCGCCCAGCGCGCCCGTACCCATGAAGGCAAGCTCCAGGTCGAACTGGCCCAGCTTGATCACATGAGCACGCGGCTGGTCCGCGGCTGGACTCACCTTGAGCGCCAGGGCGGCGGTATCGGCATGCGCGGCCCAGGTGAAACCCAGCTCGAAACCGACCGACGCCTGCTGCGGGTTCGCCTGCGCCAGATCAAAGGCCGTCTCGAGAAAGTGCGCAGCCAGCGCGAGCAATCGCGACGTGGCCGCACGCGTGCGGATATCCCTACCGTGTCCCTGGTGGGCTATACCAACGCCGGTAAATCCACGCTGTTCAACAATGTGACGAAATCGGACGTGTATGCGGCCGACCAACTGTTCGCCACCCTCGACCCGACCCTGCGCCGTCTGGATCTGGACGACCTGGGGCCGATTGTCCTGGCCGATACCGTGGGCTTCATTCGTCACTTGCCGCACAAGCTGGTCGAGGCATTTCGGTCTACGCTCGAAGAGTCGAGCAATTCCGACCTGCTGTTGCACGTGATCGATGCGGCGGAGCCGGATCGCATGTTGCAGATTGAACAGGTGATGCTGGTGCTGGGCGAGATTGGTGCCCAGGACTTGCCGATCCTCGAGGTCTATAACAAACTCGATTTGCTTGAAGGCGTCGAACCGCAAATCCAGCGCGATGAGAACGGCAGGCCCCAGCGGGTCTGGCTGTCGGCGCGTGATGGCAGTGGTCTTGAGTTGCTTGAACAAGCCATCGCCGAGTTGCTCGGCGGCGAATTGTTCGTTGGCACCTTGCGCTTGCCGCAGCGTTTTGCTCGACTGCGTGCACAGTTCTTCGAGCTGGGCGCGGTACAGAAAGAAGAACACGACGAAGAAGGGGTCAGCTTGCTGGCCGTTCGATTGCCGCGCTCGGAGCTGAATCGGCTGGTGAGCCGTGAAGGTGTTGTTCCGGCCGAGTTCCTCGAAGAACACACTTTGCAATAA
- the hflK gene encoding FtsH protease activity modulator HflK, with translation MAWNEPGGNSNNQDPWGGKRRNNGDRKGPPDLDEAFRKLQESLNGLFGGGKKRGGDGGGRTSKGGGYGLLGLGLVVLAAVWLYSAVYVVDEQEQAVVLRFGKYYETVGPGLNIYFPPIDKKYMENVTRERAYTKQGQMLTEDENIVEVPLTVQYKISNLQDFVLNVDQPEISLQHATESALRHVVGSTAMDQVLTEGRELMASEIKERLQRFLDTYRTGITVTQVNVQSAAAPREVQEAFDDVIRAREDEQRSRNQAETYANGVVPEARGQAQRILEDANGYRDEVVSRAKGEADRFTKLVAEYRKAPEVTRERLYLDTMQEVFSNTSKVLVTGSKGGQNNLLYLPLDKMIEGGRSSTGAPSTGSNAAANEASARAAADLLQQQTRTRESR, from the coding sequence ATGGCTTGGAATGAGCCGGGTGGCAACTCGAATAATCAGGATCCTTGGGGTGGTAAACGCCGCAATAATGGCGACCGCAAGGGGCCACCGGATCTCGACGAGGCCTTCCGAAAGCTGCAGGAAAGCCTGAATGGGTTGTTCGGTGGTGGAAAAAAACGTGGTGGTGACGGCGGCGGTCGCACAAGCAAGGGCGGTGGCTATGGCCTGCTGGGCCTGGGGCTTGTCGTGCTGGCGGCCGTGTGGCTGTACAGCGCTGTCTACGTGGTGGACGAGCAGGAGCAAGCCGTGGTGCTGCGCTTCGGCAAGTACTACGAGACCGTCGGCCCAGGCTTGAATATCTACTTCCCGCCGATCGACAAGAAGTACATGGAGAACGTCACGCGTGAGCGTGCCTACACCAAGCAGGGCCAGATGCTGACCGAAGACGAGAACATCGTCGAAGTGCCGCTGACCGTGCAGTACAAGATCAGCAACCTGCAGGACTTCGTGCTTAACGTCGACCAGCCGGAAATCAGCCTGCAGCACGCCACCGAAAGTGCCCTGCGCCACGTCGTCGGTTCTACCGCGATGGACCAGGTGCTGACCGAAGGTCGGGAACTGATGGCCAGCGAAATCAAGGAGCGCCTGCAGCGGTTCCTCGATACCTATCGCACTGGTATCACCGTTACCCAGGTGAACGTACAGAGCGCAGCCGCGCCGCGTGAAGTGCAGGAAGCCTTCGATGACGTGATCCGTGCCCGTGAAGACGAGCAGCGTTCGCGCAACCAGGCTGAAACCTACGCCAACGGTGTCGTGCCGGAAGCCCGTGGTCAGGCCCAGCGTATCCTCGAGGATGCCAACGGTTACCGCGACGAAGTGGTCTCGCGCGCCAAGGGTGAGGCGGATCGCTTTACCAAGCTGGTCGCCGAGTACCGCAAGGCACCTGAGGTTACCCGCGAGCGTCTGTACCTGGACACCATGCAGGAAGTTTTCAGCAACACCAGCAAGGTTCTCGTGACCGGCAGCAAGGGTGGGCAGAACAACCTGCTGTACCTGCCGCTGGACAAGATGATCGAAGGTGGTCGTAGCAGCACCGGCGCACCGTCCACCGGTTCCAATGCCGCTGCCAACGAAGCGAGCGCCCGTGCGGCCGCTGACTTGCTGCAACAGCAAACACGTACCAGGGAGAGTCGTTGA